A genomic stretch from Streptomyces venezuelae ATCC 10712 includes:
- a CDS encoding sugar phosphate isomerase/epimerase family protein, with translation MPRPFTLFTGQWADLPLEEVCRHARDFGYDGLELACWGDHFEVDKALADPAYVKGRRELLDSYGLKCWAISNHLVGQAVCDHPIDERHQAIVPARIWGDGDAEGVRRRAARELADTARAAAALGVDTVVGFTGSSIWHLVAMFPPVPERMVERGFEDFAERWNPILDVFDAEGVRFAHEVHPSEIAYDYWTTHRALEAVGHRPAFGLNFDPSHFVWQDLDPVGFLWDFRDRIYHVDCKEARKRLDGRNGRLGSHLPWGDPRRGWDFVSAGHGDVPWEDVFRMLRSIGYAGPVSVEWEDAGMDRLTGAPEALSFLKRYDFDPPAASFDAAFGSAD, from the coding sequence GTGCCCCGACCCTTCACCCTCTTCACCGGCCAGTGGGCCGACCTCCCCCTGGAGGAGGTCTGCCGGCACGCCCGCGACTTCGGCTACGACGGCCTGGAACTCGCCTGCTGGGGCGACCACTTCGAGGTCGACAAGGCGCTCGCCGACCCCGCGTACGTCAAGGGGCGGCGCGAACTCCTCGACTCCTACGGCCTGAAGTGCTGGGCGATCTCCAACCACCTGGTGGGGCAGGCCGTCTGCGACCATCCCATCGACGAACGCCACCAGGCGATCGTGCCCGCCCGGATCTGGGGCGACGGCGACGCCGAAGGGGTGCGGCGGCGGGCCGCCCGTGAGCTCGCGGACACCGCGCGGGCCGCGGCGGCGCTCGGCGTCGACACCGTCGTCGGCTTCACCGGCTCGTCCATCTGGCACCTGGTGGCGATGTTCCCGCCGGTCCCCGAGCGGATGGTGGAGCGCGGCTTCGAGGACTTCGCGGAACGCTGGAACCCGATCCTCGACGTCTTCGACGCCGAGGGCGTCCGCTTCGCGCACGAGGTCCACCCCAGCGAGATCGCCTACGACTACTGGACCACCCACCGGGCCCTGGAGGCGGTCGGCCACCGTCCCGCCTTCGGGCTCAACTTCGACCCCAGCCACTTCGTGTGGCAGGACCTCGACCCGGTCGGCTTCCTGTGGGACTTCCGCGACCGGATCTACCACGTGGACTGCAAGGAGGCCCGCAAGCGGCTCGACGGCCGCAACGGGCGGCTCGGCTCCCATCTGCCCTGGGGCGACCCGCGGCGCGGCTGGGACTTCGTCTCCGCCGGGCACGGCGACGTGCCCTGGGAGGACGTCTTCCGGATGCTCCGGTCGATCGGCTACGCCGGGCCCGTCTCCGTGGAGTGGGAGGACGCCGGCATGGACCGGCTGACCGGCGCCCCCGAGGCGCTGTCCTTCCTCAAGCGGTACGACTTCGACCCCCCGGCGGCCTCCTTCGACGCCGCCTTCGGGAGCGCCGACTGA
- a CDS encoding EboA domain-containing protein has product MLTPTPTATARAWLDSALTEAGARAPGWEERFVTAGRHCGREHADEARTLLLRAAAAGPDTLTRLYHHGTAAERRAVLLALPSLVTGPEAVPLVEDALRTHDTTLLAAALGPYAATHLTPHAWRHAVLKCLFTGVPVTTVAGLAERAAGDTELARMLTDHAAERTAAGRDLPAGLSLVLALTAPAEEPS; this is encoded by the coding sequence ATGCTGACCCCCACGCCCACCGCCACCGCCCGCGCCTGGCTGGACTCCGCCCTCACGGAAGCCGGCGCCCGCGCCCCCGGCTGGGAGGAGCGCTTCGTCACCGCCGGACGGCACTGCGGGCGCGAGCACGCGGACGAGGCCCGCACCCTTCTCCTCCGGGCGGCCGCCGCCGGACCCGACACCCTCACCCGGCTCTACCACCACGGCACCGCCGCCGAGCGCCGCGCCGTCCTCCTGGCCCTCCCCTCCCTCGTCACCGGCCCCGAGGCCGTGCCCCTCGTCGAAGACGCCCTCCGCACCCACGACACCACGCTGCTCGCCGCCGCCCTCGGCCCCTACGCCGCCACCCACCTCACCCCGCACGCCTGGCGGCACGCCGTCCTCAAATGCCTCTTCACCGGCGTCCCCGTCACGACCGTCGCCGGACTCGCCGAGCGAGCCGCCGGGGACACCGAACTCGCCCGGATGCTCACCGACCACGCCGCCGAACGCACCGCCGCCGGGCGCGACCTGCCCGCCGGTCTCTCCCTCGTCCTCGCCCTCACCGCCCCCGCCGAGGAGCCCTCCTGA
- a CDS encoding ThuA domain-containing protein produces MHRKRLRPRTSLALLTVGLLALGAPQGLAAETDLAATAGATAPAAEEFQQVTLAKGGAEVGEPMSLAVLPDRSVLHTSRNGELRRTDAAGNTTVIGTVPVYSHDEEGLQGIGLDPDFARNKALYLYYAPPLDTPAGDAPENGTAADFARYDGVNRLSRFTLKADGTLDNASEKKVIDIPATRGICCHVGGDIDFDAQGNLYLSTGDDSNPFASDGYTPIDERPGRNPAFDARRTSGNTNDLRGKILRIKVADDGSYTVPDGNLFAPGTAKTRPEIYAMGFRNPFRFSVDKATGTLYVGDYGPDAGAADPRRGPAGQVEFARVTKPGNFGWPFCTGANDPYVDYDFATKTSGATYDCAALKNDSPYNTGLVDLPPAQPAWIPYNGGSVPEFGTGSESPMGGPVYRYDPANTSPVKFPEAYDGDFFAGEFGRRWIKRIDQDANGTVASINPVPWTGTQIMDMAFGPDGALYVLDYGTAWFGGDHNSGLYRIENATGGRSPVAEANANKTSGTAPLKVAFTSTGTTDGDGDPLTYTWDFGDGGTATTANPTHTYRKNGTYTATVTAKDPSGRTGSASVHVVVGNTAPKVTLELPAEGALFSFGDDIPFKVKVTDPEDGTIDCTKVKVTYILGHDSHGHPVTSANGCSGTIKTSADGGHDDDANIFAVFDAEYTDGGGGGQAALTTHDQAKLQPRHRQAEHFDTQNGVNLFDKTQANGGRTVGDINDGDWISFTPYNLSGATTLTARVSSGGNGGFLEVRTGSPTGPLHGSAPVPVTGSWETFQDVDVPLRNLPRKTTALFLVFKGGTGALYDVDDFTVSSTPVNRDAKRVLVFSRTAGFRHDSIDTGTTALKELGATSGITVDSTEEPRQFTTNNLARYDAVVFLSTTGDVLNAEQQTAFENYVSTGGGYMGIHAAADTEYDWSFYGGLVGAHFQSHPQIQPATVRAEDHTHPATAHLDGPWQRTDEWYNYRTNPRGQARVLATLDETTYQGGTMKGDHPIAWCQSYGGGRSFYTGGGHTKESYAEPAFRQHLLGGLRYATGQVKADCRPQTGARDLFNGETHEGWKQAGPGGFDITDRALHSTGGMGMLWYQAKEFRSYSLTLDWKLTGDSNSGVFVGFPASDDPWSAVNNGYEIQIDATDAPDRTTGAVYGFKSAQLKARDQALRPPGQWNTYEIRVRGERLQVFLNGVKINDFTNTDPARSLTSGHIGIQNHGAADQAAFRNIRLKELPS; encoded by the coding sequence GTGCACAGAAAACGACTCCGCCCCAGGACGTCGCTCGCCCTGCTCACCGTCGGACTGCTCGCCCTCGGCGCCCCCCAGGGCCTCGCCGCCGAGACCGACCTCGCCGCCACCGCCGGCGCGACCGCCCCGGCCGCCGAGGAATTCCAGCAGGTCACCCTCGCCAAGGGCGGCGCCGAAGTCGGCGAACCCATGTCCCTCGCCGTACTCCCGGACCGCAGCGTCCTGCACACCTCCCGCAACGGAGAACTCCGCCGCACCGACGCCGCCGGCAACACCACCGTCATCGGCACCGTCCCCGTCTACTCCCACGACGAGGAAGGCCTCCAGGGCATCGGACTCGACCCCGACTTCGCCCGCAACAAGGCCCTCTACCTCTACTACGCCCCACCGCTCGACACCCCCGCCGGCGACGCCCCCGAGAACGGCACCGCCGCCGACTTCGCCCGGTACGACGGCGTCAACCGCCTCTCCCGCTTCACCCTCAAGGCCGACGGCACGCTCGACAACGCGAGCGAGAAGAAGGTCATCGACATCCCCGCCACCCGCGGCATCTGCTGCCACGTCGGCGGCGACATCGACTTCGACGCCCAGGGCAACCTCTACCTGTCGACCGGCGACGACTCCAACCCCTTCGCCTCCGACGGCTACACCCCCATCGACGAACGCCCCGGCCGCAACCCCGCCTTCGACGCCCGCCGCACCTCCGGCAACACCAACGACCTCCGCGGCAAGATCCTCCGCATCAAGGTCGCCGACGACGGCAGCTACACCGTCCCCGACGGCAACCTCTTCGCCCCCGGCACCGCCAAGACCCGCCCCGAGATCTACGCCATGGGCTTCCGCAACCCCTTCCGCTTCAGCGTCGACAAGGCCACCGGCACCCTCTACGTCGGCGACTACGGCCCCGACGCCGGCGCGGCCGACCCCCGGCGAGGCCCCGCAGGCCAGGTCGAGTTCGCCCGCGTCACCAAGCCCGGCAACTTCGGCTGGCCCTTCTGCACCGGCGCCAACGACCCCTACGTCGACTACGACTTCGCCACCAAGACCTCCGGTGCCACCTACGACTGCGCCGCCCTCAAGAACGACTCCCCGTACAACACCGGACTCGTCGACCTCCCGCCCGCCCAACCCGCCTGGATCCCGTACAACGGCGGCTCCGTCCCCGAGTTCGGCACCGGCTCCGAATCCCCCATGGGCGGCCCCGTCTACCGCTACGACCCCGCCAACACCTCCCCGGTGAAGTTCCCCGAGGCGTACGACGGCGACTTCTTCGCCGGAGAGTTCGGCCGCCGCTGGATCAAGCGCATCGACCAGGACGCCAACGGCACCGTCGCCTCCATCAACCCCGTCCCCTGGACCGGCACCCAGATCATGGACATGGCCTTCGGCCCCGACGGCGCCCTCTACGTCCTCGACTACGGCACCGCCTGGTTCGGCGGCGACCACAACTCCGGTCTCTACCGCATCGAGAACGCCACCGGCGGACGCTCCCCGGTCGCCGAGGCGAACGCGAACAAGACCTCCGGCACCGCGCCCCTCAAGGTCGCCTTCACCTCCACCGGCACCACCGACGGCGACGGCGACCCCCTCACCTACACCTGGGACTTCGGCGACGGCGGCACCGCCACCACCGCCAACCCCACCCACACCTACCGGAAGAACGGCACCTACACGGCGACCGTGACCGCCAAGGACCCCAGCGGCCGCACCGGTTCCGCCTCCGTCCACGTCGTCGTCGGCAACACCGCCCCCAAGGTCACCCTCGAACTCCCCGCCGAAGGCGCCCTCTTCTCCTTCGGCGACGACATCCCCTTCAAGGTGAAGGTCACCGACCCCGAAGACGGCACCATCGACTGCACCAAGGTCAAGGTCACCTACATCCTCGGCCACGACAGCCACGGCCACCCCGTCACCTCCGCCAACGGCTGCTCCGGCACCATCAAGACCTCCGCCGACGGCGGCCACGACGACGACGCCAACATCTTCGCCGTCTTCGACGCCGAGTACACCGACGGCGGAGGCGGCGGACAGGCCGCCCTCACCACCCACGACCAGGCCAAACTCCAGCCCCGCCACCGCCAGGCCGAGCACTTCGACACCCAGAACGGCGTCAACCTCTTCGACAAGACCCAGGCCAACGGCGGACGCACCGTCGGCGACATCAATGACGGCGACTGGATCTCCTTCACCCCCTACAACCTCAGCGGAGCCACCACCCTCACCGCCCGCGTCTCCTCCGGCGGCAACGGCGGCTTCCTCGAAGTCCGCACCGGCTCACCCACCGGCCCCCTGCACGGCTCCGCCCCCGTCCCCGTCACCGGAAGCTGGGAGACCTTCCAGGACGTCGACGTCCCCCTGCGGAACCTGCCCCGGAAGACCACCGCACTCTTCCTCGTCTTCAAGGGCGGCACCGGCGCCCTCTACGACGTCGACGACTTCACCGTCTCCAGCACCCCCGTGAACCGCGACGCCAAACGCGTCCTCGTCTTCTCCAGGACCGCCGGCTTCCGCCACGACTCCATCGACACCGGCACCACCGCACTCAAGGAACTCGGCGCCACCAGCGGCATCACCGTCGACTCCACCGAAGAACCACGCCAGTTCACCACCAACAACCTCGCCCGCTACGACGCCGTCGTCTTCCTCTCCACCACCGGCGACGTCCTCAACGCCGAACAACAGACCGCCTTCGAGAACTACGTCTCCACCGGCGGCGGCTACATGGGCATCCACGCCGCGGCCGACACCGAGTACGACTGGTCCTTCTACGGCGGACTCGTCGGCGCCCACTTCCAGTCCCACCCCCAGATCCAGCCCGCCACCGTCCGCGCCGAGGACCACACCCACCCCGCCACCGCCCACCTCGACGGCCCCTGGCAGCGCACCGACGAGTGGTACAACTACCGCACCAACCCCCGCGGCCAGGCCCGCGTCCTCGCCACCCTCGACGAGACCACCTACCAGGGCGGCACCATGAAGGGCGACCACCCCATCGCCTGGTGCCAGAGCTACGGAGGCGGCCGCTCCTTCTACACCGGAGGCGGCCACACCAAGGAGTCGTACGCCGAACCCGCCTTCCGTCAGCACCTGTTGGGCGGCCTCCGCTACGCCACCGGACAGGTCAAGGCCGACTGCCGACCCCAGACCGGAGCCCGCGACCTCTTCAACGGCGAAACCCACGAAGGCTGGAAGCAGGCAGGACCCGGCGGCTTCGACATCACCGACCGCGCCCTCCACTCCACCGGCGGCATGGGCATGCTCTGGTACCAGGCCAAGGAATTCCGGTCCTACTCCCTCACCCTCGACTGGAAACTCACCGGCGACTCCAACTCCGGCGTCTTCGTCGGCTTCCCCGCCAGTGACGACCCCTGGTCCGCCGTGAACAACGGCTACGAGATCCAGATCGACGCCACCGACGCCCCCGACCGCACCACCGGCGCCGTCTACGGCTTCAAATCCGCCCAGCTCAAGGCCCGCGACCAGGCCCTGCGGCCCCCCGGCCAGTGGAACACGTACGAGATCCGGGTCCGGGGCGAACGCCTCCAGGTCTTCCTCAACGGCGTCAAGATCAACGACTTCACCAACACCGACCCGGCCCGCAGCCTCACCAGCGGCCACATCGGCATCCAGAACCACGGAGCCGCCGACCAGGCCGCCTTCCGCAACATCCGCCTCAAGGAACTCCCCTCCTGA
- a CDS encoding Gfo/Idh/MocA family protein: MEQTESGAAPPTLGVGMVGYAFMGAAHSQGWRTAGRVFDLPLLPVLAAVAGRDATAVRAAARRHGWAAAETDWRALIARDDVQLVDVCTPGDSHAEIAVAALEAGKHVLCEKPLANSVAEAETMTAAAEAAAERGQIAMVGFNYRRVPALSYARQLVADGRLGALRHVRVTYLQDWLVDPAFPLTWRLEREHAGSGALGDLGAHAVDLAQYLAGEPLVGVSALTETFVRKRPLLAGVTAGGLGGGAGSEAYGQVTVDDAALFTGRLASGALASFEATRMASGRKNALRLEINGERGSLAFDLERLNELSFHDHTEPAVTAGFRRILVTEPGHPYLEGWWPPGHALGYEHTFAHQARDLVHAIASKTPPAPSFADGLQVQRVLAAVEESARNNAVYTPVPQTRPN; encoded by the coding sequence ATGGAACAGACGGAGAGCGGGGCCGCACCGCCGACGCTCGGCGTCGGCATGGTCGGCTACGCGTTCATGGGAGCCGCCCACTCCCAGGGCTGGCGCACCGCCGGACGCGTCTTCGACCTGCCGCTGCTGCCCGTCCTCGCCGCCGTCGCGGGCCGCGACGCCACCGCCGTCCGGGCCGCCGCCCGCCGGCACGGCTGGGCCGCCGCCGAGACCGACTGGCGCGCCCTGATCGCCCGCGACGACGTCCAGCTCGTCGACGTCTGCACCCCGGGCGACAGCCATGCGGAGATCGCCGTCGCCGCCCTGGAAGCCGGCAAACACGTCCTCTGCGAGAAGCCCCTCGCCAACTCGGTCGCCGAGGCCGAGACGATGACGGCGGCGGCCGAAGCGGCCGCCGAACGCGGCCAGATCGCCATGGTCGGCTTCAACTACCGCCGCGTGCCCGCCCTTTCGTACGCGCGGCAACTCGTCGCGGACGGTCGGCTCGGCGCCCTGCGGCACGTCCGCGTCACCTACCTCCAGGACTGGCTCGTCGACCCCGCCTTCCCGCTCACCTGGCGCCTGGAACGCGAACACGCCGGATCCGGCGCGCTCGGGGACCTCGGGGCGCACGCCGTCGACCTCGCCCAGTACCTGGCGGGGGAGCCGCTCGTCGGCGTGTCGGCGCTCACCGAGACCTTCGTACGGAAGCGTCCGCTGCTCGCGGGCGTCACCGCGGGCGGTCTCGGCGGGGGAGCGGGATCGGAGGCGTACGGGCAGGTCACCGTCGACGACGCGGCCCTGTTCACCGGGCGTCTCGCGTCTGGCGCGCTCGCCTCCTTCGAGGCCACCCGGATGGCCTCGGGCCGCAAGAACGCCCTGCGACTCGAGATCAACGGGGAACGCGGCTCGCTCGCCTTCGACCTGGAGCGGCTCAACGAACTCTCCTTCCACGACCACACCGAACCGGCCGTCACCGCGGGCTTCCGCCGCATCCTCGTGACCGAGCCCGGCCACCCGTACCTGGAGGGCTGGTGGCCGCCCGGTCACGCCCTGGGCTACGAGCACACCTTCGCCCACCAGGCCCGCGACCTGGTCCACGCGATCGCCTCGAAGACCCCGCCGGCGCCGTCCTTCGCCGACGGGCTGCAGGTCCAGCGGGTGCTGGCCGCCGTCGAGGAGAGCGCGCGGAACAACGCCGTCTACACCCCCGTACCGCAGACCCGGCCGAACTAG
- a CDS encoding substrate-binding domain-containing protein, producing the protein MPETSRRHLLLGGAAVSAGALLTACTSNEPKAQDAAPAGSAAPAADDKPGTPVTIGFAGPQADHGWLNAINDNAERRAKKYSDVTLEITEGSNDTATQIGQVQTLINKKVDVLVILPADGKALTQIGLQAMKAGIPVINLDRIFASPQAYRCWIGGDNYGMGLNAGNFIGERLKDKPNATVVELAGMDSLELTKQRTQGFDDALKNYPNIRKVARQAADFTVESGQAKMAQLLQAQPKFDALWNHDDDQGVGALRAVAQAGRKDFLMVGGAGAKSAMDAIKADSSVLKATVLYPPTMAASAIDLARALGQKKGVGGMSELEIPASITLYSAVVTKENVDEYLPTGFS; encoded by the coding sequence ATGCCCGAAACCAGCCGCAGACACCTCCTCCTCGGCGGCGCGGCCGTCTCCGCCGGCGCCCTGCTCACCGCCTGCACCAGCAACGAGCCGAAAGCCCAGGACGCGGCCCCCGCGGGCAGCGCCGCGCCCGCCGCCGACGACAAGCCCGGCACCCCCGTCACCATCGGCTTCGCCGGCCCGCAGGCCGACCACGGCTGGCTCAACGCCATCAACGACAACGCCGAACGGCGGGCGAAGAAGTACTCCGACGTCACCCTGGAGATCACCGAGGGCTCCAACGACACCGCCACCCAGATCGGCCAGGTCCAGACCCTCATCAACAAGAAGGTCGACGTCCTCGTCATCCTCCCCGCCGACGGCAAGGCCCTCACCCAGATCGGGCTCCAGGCCATGAAGGCGGGCATCCCCGTCATCAACCTCGACCGGATCTTCGCCTCCCCGCAGGCCTACCGCTGCTGGATCGGCGGCGACAACTACGGCATGGGCCTCAACGCGGGCAACTTCATCGGCGAACGGCTCAAGGACAAGCCGAACGCCACCGTCGTCGAACTGGCCGGCATGGACAGCCTCGAACTCACCAAGCAGCGCACCCAGGGCTTCGACGACGCCCTGAAGAACTACCCCAACATCCGCAAGGTCGCCCGGCAGGCCGCCGACTTCACCGTCGAGTCCGGCCAGGCCAAGATGGCCCAACTCCTCCAGGCCCAGCCGAAGTTCGACGCGCTCTGGAACCACGACGACGACCAGGGCGTCGGCGCCCTGCGGGCCGTCGCGCAGGCCGGACGCAAGGACTTCCTCATGGTCGGCGGCGCCGGAGCCAAGTCCGCCATGGACGCCATCAAGGCCGACAGCAGCGTCCTCAAGGCCACCGTCCTCTACCCGCCGACCATGGCCGCCTCCGCGATCGACCTCGCCCGCGCCCTCGGCCAGAAGAAGGGCGTCGGCGGCATGTCCGAGCTGGAGATCCCCGCCTCGATCACCCTCTACTCGGCCGTCGTCACCAAGGAGAACGTCGACGAGTACCTGCCCACCGGCTTCAGCTGA
- a CDS encoding inositol-3-phosphate synthase — MTHGTRTGIWLIGARGSVATTTVAGCAALVAGLHPPTGMATETPELADSGLPPLASLVFGGHDTTDCPLPKRAEQLTTAGVLPHGLAQAVTRELEAADREIRPGGPAPGDTRTDEQLVTAFTHDLTDFRHRIGLDRVVVVNVASTEPASGGVGLPPSSLYAAAALRAGCPYVNFTPSTGLRHPSLAAPLAASGLPHAGRDGKTGQTLLRAVLAPMFRQRALTVRAWSGSNLLGGGDGAALADPEAAAAKNAGKERVLTDTLGTRVEGQVHIDDVPALGEWKTAWDHIAFDGFLGTRMILQTLWQGCDSALAAPLVLDLARLTARAHEKGTAGALEDLAFYFKDPEGTPPASLADQYARLLAFGRTLADPPRPEHPATEPTR; from the coding sequence ATGACCCACGGAACCCGCACCGGAATCTGGCTCATCGGAGCCAGAGGCTCCGTCGCCACCACCACCGTGGCCGGCTGCGCCGCCCTCGTCGCCGGACTCCACCCACCCACCGGCATGGCCACCGAAACCCCCGAACTCGCCGACAGCGGCCTGCCCCCGCTCGCCTCCCTCGTCTTCGGCGGCCACGACACCACCGACTGCCCGCTCCCCAAACGGGCCGAACAACTCACCACCGCCGGAGTCCTCCCGCACGGCCTCGCCCAGGCCGTCACCCGCGAACTCGAAGCGGCCGACCGCGAGATCCGCCCCGGCGGACCCGCCCCCGGAGACACCCGCACCGACGAACAACTCGTCACCGCCTTCACCCACGACCTGACGGACTTCCGTCACCGCATTGGCCTGGACCGCGTCGTGGTCGTCAATGTGGCCTCCACGGAGCCGGCGTCGGGGGGCGTCGGGCTCCCACCCAGCAGCCTCTACGCCGCGGCCGCGCTCCGCGCCGGGTGCCCGTACGTCAACTTCACCCCGTCCACCGGACTGCGCCACCCCAGCCTCGCCGCCCCGCTCGCCGCCAGCGGACTGCCCCACGCCGGCCGCGACGGCAAGACCGGCCAGACCCTCCTGCGTGCCGTCCTCGCCCCGATGTTCCGCCAGCGCGCCCTGACCGTACGCGCCTGGTCCGGCAGCAACCTCCTCGGCGGCGGCGACGGAGCCGCCCTCGCCGACCCCGAGGCCGCCGCCGCCAAGAACGCCGGCAAGGAACGCGTCCTCACCGACACCCTCGGCACCCGCGTCGAAGGCCAGGTCCACATCGACGACGTCCCCGCCCTGGGGGAGTGGAAGACCGCCTGGGACCACATCGCCTTCGACGGCTTCCTCGGCACCCGCATGATCCTCCAGACCCTCTGGCAGGGCTGCGACTCCGCCCTCGCCGCCCCCCTCGTCCTCGACCTCGCCCGCCTCACCGCCCGCGCCCACGAGAAGGGGACCGCCGGCGCCCTGGAAGACCTCGCCTTCTACTTCAAGGACCCCGAAGGCACCCCGCCGGCCTCCCTCGCGGACCAGTACGCCAGACTGCTGGCCTTCGGCCGCACCCTCGCCGACCCGCCCCGCCCGGAACACCCGGCCACGGAGCCGACCCGATGA
- a CDS encoding sugar phosphate isomerase/epimerase family protein has protein sequence MNSDRFRPPLARPRLGYGTNGLADLRLDDALGLLADLGYDGVGLTLDHMHLDPLAPDLAARTARVARRLGEVGLGVTVETGGRYVLDPHRKHGPSLLDPDPEDRAARVRLLLRAVRIAAELGAHALHCFSGVLPAGTSPDEGWQRLAGALAPVAEAAEAARVPLAVEPEPGHLLATLSDFHHLRGLLGAPPPAVLGLTLDVGHCQCLEPLPPADCLRAAAPWVHHIQIEDMRRGVHEHLPFGDGEIDFPPVLAALAELTAAGYPGLTVVELPRHSHAGPELARTSLSFLRREAPPC, from the coding sequence ATGAACAGCGACCGCTTCCGCCCTCCCCTCGCCCGCCCCCGGCTGGGGTACGGAACCAACGGCCTCGCCGATCTCCGGCTCGACGACGCGCTCGGGCTGCTCGCCGACCTCGGCTACGACGGTGTCGGGCTGACCCTCGACCACATGCACCTCGACCCGCTCGCCCCCGACCTGGCCGCCCGCACCGCCCGGGTCGCCCGGCGGCTGGGCGAGGTGGGGCTCGGCGTGACGGTCGAGACCGGCGGCCGCTACGTCCTCGACCCGCACCGCAAGCACGGCCCTTCACTGCTCGACCCGGACCCCGAGGACCGCGCCGCCCGCGTCCGGCTGCTGCTGCGAGCCGTGCGGATCGCGGCCGAACTCGGCGCGCACGCCCTGCACTGCTTCAGCGGCGTCCTCCCCGCCGGCACCTCGCCCGACGAAGGATGGCAGCGGCTCGCCGGAGCGCTCGCCCCCGTCGCCGAGGCCGCCGAAGCCGCCCGCGTCCCCCTCGCCGTCGAACCCGAACCCGGCCACCTCCTCGCCACTCTCAGCGACTTCCACCACCTGCGAGGACTCCTCGGCGCGCCCCCACCGGCCGTCCTCGGCCTCACCCTCGACGTCGGCCACTGCCAGTGCCTCGAACCCCTCCCTCCCGCCGACTGCCTGCGCGCCGCCGCGCCCTGGGTGCACCACATCCAGATCGAGGACATGCGCCGCGGTGTCCACGAGCACCTCCCGTTCGGCGACGGGGAGATCGACTTCCCTCCGGTGCTCGCCGCCCTCGCCGAACTCACCGCCGCCGGCTACCCCGGGCTGACCGTCGTCGAACTGCCCCGGCACTCCCACGCCGGGCCCGAACTCGCCCGCACCTCCCTCTCCTTCCTCCGCCGGGAGGCCCCGCCATGCTGA
- a CDS encoding SCO3242 family prenyltransferase, whose protein sequence is MTRRAGRARAWAELLRVSALPSVPGDALAGAAAAGARPGRGTLSAIGSSLCLYEAGMALNDWADRAEDAAERPHRPLPSGRITPSAALTASAALTAAGLALAARAGRPALTVATALATTVWAYDLGLKHTPAGPATMATARALDLLLGATASATTPAAGAARSGGPVRALPSALLLGAHTYAVTAVSRHETHGGSTRTPLAALAITLAVAVAASGAAPSASPDRRPTALLPSLLAPVYARTPATLLLHAALNPSAALTERAVGGGIRATIPLQAALAARAGSPGTALALLGLVPAARALARKVSPT, encoded by the coding sequence ATGACGAGGCGCGCCGGACGAGCGCGGGCCTGGGCCGAACTCCTCCGCGTCTCGGCCCTGCCCTCCGTCCCCGGCGACGCCCTCGCCGGAGCCGCGGCCGCCGGGGCCCGCCCCGGCCGCGGCACCCTGAGCGCGATCGGCTCCTCGCTCTGCCTGTACGAGGCGGGGATGGCCCTCAACGACTGGGCCGACCGCGCCGAGGACGCCGCCGAACGCCCCCACCGCCCGCTGCCCTCCGGCCGCATCACACCCTCCGCCGCCCTGACGGCATCGGCGGCCCTGACGGCGGCCGGCCTCGCCCTCGCCGCCCGCGCGGGCCGCCCCGCCCTCACGGTGGCCACCGCCCTCGCCACCACCGTCTGGGCCTACGACCTCGGCCTCAAACACACCCCGGCCGGCCCCGCCACCATGGCCACCGCCCGAGCCCTCGACCTCCTCCTCGGCGCCACGGCCTCCGCCACCACCCCGGCGGCAGGCGCCGCCCGGTCGGGCGGGCCGGTCCGCGCGCTCCCGTCCGCGCTCCTCCTCGGGGCACACACCTACGCCGTCACCGCCGTCTCCCGCCACGAGACCCACGGCGGCTCCACCCGCACCCCGCTCGCCGCCCTCGCCATCACCCTGGCCGTGGCCGTAGCGGCATCAGGGGCGGCGCCCTCCGCGTCGCCGGACCGGCGGCCCACCGCACTCCTTCCCTCCCTCCTGGCGCCGGTCTACGCCCGCACCCCCGCCACCCTCCTCCTGCACGCCGCGCTCAACCCCTCCGCGGCGCTCACCGAACGGGCCGTCGGTGGCGGAATCCGGGCCACCATCCCCCTCCAGGCCGCGCTCGCCGCCCGGGCCGGCTCCCCGGGAACCGCACTCGCCCTGCTGGGCCTCGTCCCGGCCGCCCGAGCCCTCGCCCGGAAGGTCAGCCCGACATGA